A DNA window from Candidatus Eisenbacteria bacterium contains the following coding sequences:
- a CDS encoding cysteine synthase family protein, translating to MRMDAAPQSPLLERIGHTPLLEIEGVYVKLECANPSGSVKDRIARHMVLQAIQRGELVRGMTIVETTSGNTGIALAMVARELGFPLLIFMPEHMSPERREMMKRLGAVVRLTAREEGFPGAIRARDAYKSRRGFWVPDQFANPDNPACHRATTAREILEQLRDHGSPRIDYFVAGVGTGGTLMGVGEALRERMPDMKIVAVEPMESNALCGGPAGDHGIMGIGDGFVPELIDLARIHEVRTVSTAQALDTARRIRGRYGFCVGISSGANMRIALRLRTGPANVLTLWPDSADRYASSGLSPAAEGLRCALQPFCQARAQALLSKPE from the coding sequence ATGAGGATGGACGCTGCTCCCCAGTCGCCGCTGCTCGAGCGGATCGGCCACACACCCCTCCTCGAGATCGAAGGCGTGTATGTGAAGCTCGAGTGCGCCAATCCGAGCGGGAGCGTGAAGGATCGGATCGCGCGTCACATGGTCCTTCAGGCAATCCAGCGCGGCGAGCTGGTCCGCGGCATGACGATCGTCGAGACGACGTCCGGCAACACCGGTATCGCGCTGGCGATGGTGGCGCGTGAGCTCGGTTTTCCCCTGCTGATCTTCATGCCCGAGCACATGAGCCCCGAGCGCCGGGAGATGATGAAGCGGCTCGGCGCCGTCGTGCGACTCACAGCGCGCGAGGAAGGATTCCCAGGCGCGATACGAGCCCGCGATGCGTACAAGTCCCGGCGCGGCTTCTGGGTTCCCGACCAGTTCGCGAATCCGGACAACCCCGCCTGCCACCGCGCCACGACCGCTCGCGAGATCCTGGAGCAGCTCCGAGACCACGGCTCTCCACGGATCGATTACTTCGTCGCCGGAGTCGGCACGGGCGGGACGCTGATGGGAGTCGGGGAAGCCCTCCGCGAACGCATGCCTGACATGAAGATCGTCGCCGTCGAGCCCATGGAATCCAACGCGCTTTGCGGTGGCCCTGCAGGGGACCATGGAATCATGGGAATCGGCGATGGATTCGTTCCCGAGCTCATCGATCTCGCGCGAATCCACGAGGTGCGCACGGTCTCGACCGCACAGGCGCTCGACACGGCGCGCCGGATCCGAGGCCGTTACGGATTCTGCGTCGGGATCAGCTCGGGGGCGAACATGCGGATCGCGTTACGCCTCCGCACCGGCCCTGCAAACGTGCTGACGCTCTGGCCCGATTCCGCCGACCGCTATGCCTCCAGCGGTTTGAGTCCTGCAGCGGAGGGACTGCGCTGCGCGCTCCAGCCCTTCTGCCAGGCGCGCGCCCAGGCCTTGCTCTCCAAACCGGAATGA
- a CDS encoding FAD/NAD(P)-binding oxidoreductase, translating into MNTLILGGGFGGIAAARHLRSALPSGHAICLVTDTPTFQIGATKTWVMIGEADPASVQHPIDTLRDHGIEIEHSTVRRIDAKNRTVHTDAGERGADYLVIALGAIRDASLVPGLLEGAETFYTREGAIRLRGTLSGFDGGRIVVLIPRVPFSCPPGPYEAAMLLEAWLEARGIRDRSSLGVYSVEKAPMMTAGPEIGRYVVERLNERGIGFHPACEVQAVDPARKVVSMKNGDEVPFDLLIAVPPHVAPPAVRESGLTGPSGWIPVDPRTLEITGSPARGRIFAIGDVTGVPLPGRFNPDVPLSLPKAGVFAEAHARTVAARIAADAQGREPDAVFDGRGFCYIELGRGEALRGDGSFFDLPHPRMTPSEAGAARLAEKKAWVEQWLANYL; encoded by the coding sequence ATGAACACATTGATCCTCGGCGGTGGCTTCGGCGGCATCGCGGCGGCGCGTCACCTCCGCTCCGCGCTCCCCTCCGGCCACGCGATTTGCCTCGTGACCGACACGCCCACGTTCCAGATCGGGGCCACGAAGACGTGGGTGATGATCGGTGAAGCCGACCCTGCCTCGGTGCAGCATCCGATCGACACGCTGCGGGATCACGGCATCGAGATCGAGCATTCGACCGTCCGCCGCATCGACGCGAAGAACCGCACGGTCCACACCGATGCCGGCGAACGCGGCGCCGATTACCTCGTGATCGCGCTCGGTGCGATCCGCGACGCGAGCCTGGTGCCCGGGCTCCTCGAGGGCGCCGAGACGTTCTACACGCGTGAAGGCGCGATCCGTCTGCGCGGGACGCTCAGCGGCTTCGATGGCGGCCGCATCGTGGTTCTCATTCCGAGGGTCCCGTTCTCCTGCCCGCCGGGGCCATACGAGGCCGCGATGCTGCTCGAAGCGTGGCTCGAGGCGCGCGGAATCCGCGACCGCTCGTCCCTCGGCGTGTACAGTGTCGAGAAGGCGCCCATGATGACCGCGGGGCCGGAAATCGGGCGCTACGTCGTCGAGCGTCTGAACGAGCGGGGCATCGGATTCCATCCGGCCTGTGAGGTCCAGGCGGTCGACCCCGCCCGCAAGGTGGTGAGCATGAAGAACGGCGACGAGGTCCCGTTCGACCTGCTGATCGCCGTCCCGCCGCACGTCGCTCCCCCGGCGGTCCGCGAGAGCGGACTCACCGGCCCTTCCGGCTGGATTCCCGTCGATCCCCGGACGCTCGAAATCACAGGGTCGCCCGCGCGGGGGCGCATCTTCGCGATCGGCGACGTCACCGGCGTCCCGCTGCCGGGGCGGTTCAATCCGGATGTGCCGCTCTCCCTTCCCAAGGCCGGAGTGTTCGCGGAAGCGCACGCCCGCACGGTGGCGGCGCGCATCGCTGCGGATGCGCAGGGCAGGGAACCCGACGCCGTGTTCGACGGCCGCGGCTTCTGCTACATCGAGCTGGGACGGGGCGAGGCGCTGCGCGGGGACGGCTCGTTCTTCGATCTGCCGCATCCGCGGATGACGCCGAGCGAGGCGGGCGCGGCCCGTCTCGCCGAGAAGAAAGCATGGGTCGAGCAGTGGTTGGCGAATTACCTCTGA
- a CDS encoding sigma-70 family RNA polymerase sigma factor has translation MAGENREPPKGFGVGRRPMRLNELRAPTEIESRTRAATERALVADARAGDRKAMDTLATRLADAAYRFGRGFCGDPHDAEDVTQEVLTALVTSLPRFRGEASLSTWAWIVARRACARRRRDVRRIAPLETSGNGKVREHADPAAGPDRHAERRELASALDRAIASLPSGQREVLLLRDVEGLPASRVARALGLEVRAVKSRLHRARLALRAALAPHAPGAEPSRRRGCPDTARLVSRFLEGELRGDLCRHLEAHASECPDCTRECAEMRELLGSCRRWGKAPAPRALRQRLRRMMRAKELR, from the coding sequence ATGGCCGGTGAGAACCGCGAACCTCCAAAAGGATTCGGCGTGGGCCGCAGGCCGATGCGGCTCAACGAGCTCCGCGCTCCGACCGAGATCGAGAGCCGGACCCGCGCCGCCACGGAGCGCGCCTTGGTCGCGGACGCTCGGGCGGGCGATCGCAAGGCCATGGACACTCTCGCCACCCGCCTGGCGGACGCCGCTTACCGTTTCGGTCGCGGCTTCTGCGGTGACCCCCACGATGCCGAGGACGTGACGCAGGAAGTCCTCACGGCTCTCGTCACGTCGCTGCCGCGGTTCCGGGGCGAAGCCTCGCTCTCGACCTGGGCGTGGATCGTGGCGCGCCGCGCGTGCGCCCGCCGCCGGCGCGACGTCCGCCGCATCGCGCCCCTCGAGACTTCCGGGAACGGGAAGGTTCGTGAGCATGCCGACCCCGCGGCCGGGCCCGATCGCCATGCCGAGCGGCGCGAGCTGGCCTCCGCGCTCGACCGCGCGATCGCGTCGCTGCCCTCCGGGCAGCGCGAGGTGCTGCTGCTCCGCGACGTCGAGGGCCTGCCCGCTTCGCGCGTGGCACGCGCGCTCGGGCTCGAAGTGAGGGCGGTCAAGTCGCGCCTCCATCGTGCCCGGCTCGCACTGCGCGCCGCGCTCGCCCCGCACGCGCCGGGCGCGGAGCCGTCGCGCCGGCGCGGTTGCCCCGACACGGCGCGGCTCGTCAGCCGCTTCCTCGAGGGCGAGCTGCGCGGCGACCTGTGCCGGCACCTCGAGGCGCACGCGAGCGAGTGCCCTGACTGCACGAGGGAGTGCGCCGAGATGCGCGAGCTGCTGGGCTCCTGCCGCAGATGGGGGAAGGCGCCCGCGCCGCGGGCGCTGCGGCAGCGGCTGAGAAGGATGATGAGGGCAAAGGAGCTTCGATGA
- a CDS encoding efflux RND transporter periplasmic adaptor subunit: MNPSRGTRHLRRILALASVVSLVGCARHETVAPAAPPVRARAARFDAGGGDGTLILPGRIKASEEVTIRARLDARLTAFVVREGDRVSRGAVLARFDAPETRTALAAARAESDAAASAHALALRQHARAESLYALRVISSHDREVADADLSAARARASQATAALDALESGVAVRAPFDAVVIRRHVDAGADLESGTPLLDLRSASAEEAVADIPEGTVAALERGPLRIQSADGAWHAARLARLDGMTDFRSRTRTARLALPPGAWEPGAFARVAIGGTNGGAGVVPASSLTRRGSLAGVYVIESGRARLRWLRLGRESTEGVEVLAGLEPGEIYALDSAGLADGRAIEVGP; the protein is encoded by the coding sequence ATGAATCCCTCCCGGGGCACGAGACATCTGCGCCGAATCCTAGCACTCGCATCGGTCGTCTCGCTGGTGGGCTGCGCCCGTCACGAGACTGTCGCGCCCGCCGCGCCGCCGGTGCGGGCACGCGCCGCGCGTTTCGACGCGGGCGGCGGCGACGGTACCCTGATCCTCCCGGGCCGCATCAAGGCGTCCGAGGAGGTCACGATCCGCGCACGGCTCGACGCGCGGCTCACCGCGTTCGTCGTTCGCGAAGGCGACCGGGTCTCGCGCGGCGCCGTTCTCGCGCGGTTCGACGCCCCCGAGACTCGTACCGCGCTCGCGGCGGCGCGCGCCGAGAGCGATGCAGCCGCCAGCGCGCACGCACTCGCCTTGCGTCAGCACGCCCGGGCCGAGTCACTGTACGCCTTGCGCGTGATCTCGTCGCACGACCGCGAGGTGGCCGACGCCGACCTCAGCGCCGCCCGGGCGCGCGCGAGCCAAGCGACGGCGGCGCTCGACGCGCTGGAAAGCGGGGTGGCCGTGCGGGCCCCGTTCGATGCGGTCGTCATCCGACGTCATGTGGACGCCGGTGCCGACCTCGAGTCGGGCACGCCGCTCCTGGACCTGCGCTCGGCCTCGGCGGAGGAGGCGGTCGCGGACATCCCCGAGGGGACGGTCGCCGCGCTCGAGCGCGGCCCACTGCGCATCCAGTCGGCCGACGGCGCCTGGCATGCCGCGCGTCTCGCCCGGCTGGACGGGATGACCGATTTCCGCTCGCGCACCCGCACCGCGCGGCTCGCTCTGCCCCCGGGGGCGTGGGAGCCGGGAGCGTTCGCGCGCGTCGCGATTGGTGGCACGAACGGCGGCGCGGGCGTGGTTCCGGCGTCGAGCCTCACGCGGCGCGGATCGCTGGCGGGCGTGTACGTGATCGAATCCGGCCGCGCCCGACTCCGATGGCTTCGGCTGGGGCGTGAAAGCACGGAAGGCGTGGAGGTGCTGGCGGGCCTCGAGCCCGGCGAGATCTACGCGCTGGACTCGGCGGGCCTGGCGGATGGCCGCGCCATCGAGGTCGGACCTTGA
- a CDS encoding efflux RND transporter permease subunit, with amino-acid sequence MKHRSLRAGLAGRIAASFVHSRLTPLMVVSSILLGLLALATLPREEEPQIQVPMVDVRLAWPGVPVEQVERQLTTPVERALWEIPGIEYLYSTSTDDGALLIARFLVGTSPDRALTRVRARLDQATPLLPPGAAIASVAPRSIDDVPVLALTLTAPSRPDLGPGDLRPVATELATELYKHPGVARVRLLGGPPRTIRIEPDPGRMSAASVSVDALLGTLSSAGLSLPGGAAFQGGGQVTLRAESALESAEQIGALLVPARDGRRVRLSEVATVRDGPDEPRTYVEFAGRDGRREPAVTLEVAKRPGVNAAALVRDLHARVAELRPTLLSRDVQVAVTRDYGATAKHKSDDLMFHLLLATLSVVALIALALGRREAVVVAIAIPVTLALTLFLYRFLGYTLNRVTLFALIFSIGILVDDAIVVVENIARHFAMRDGRDPDRRVVEAVDEVGNPTVLATIAVIAAILPLAFVGGLMGPYMKPIPIGASLAMLFSLGVAFAISPWAARRVLRPHARPATRSGAGENRMDALYRRVMGRLLDRPGARRAFFGGVALMLGGAMALVAFRVVTVKMLPFDNKSEFEVVLDLPPGAPLERTLAVAQRMSDALVATPEVEHQVIYAGLAAPVTFNGLVRHYDFREESRFGSIHVELVEASHRRRQSHEIARSVRPALERIAAASGARVKVVEVPPGPPVLSTLVAEVYGPDLEGQRGFAHQVWGVFRRTRGVVDSDLLLTEHAPRIRFDIDRERAALAGVSPGDAARAAAALYGGAVAGVLRAPSQAEPVPIRLQLPAADRTDLSALGALRLGTGAGTPLSEMVSVRRDHAPPEIHHKNLRRVVYVLGDVAGRVESPVYAIADLRPAIQKLPTPDGVALHQLSTQLPRSDERYSLKWDGEWHITYEVFRDMGAAFAVVLVLIYVITVGWFRSFTTPLVIMLPIPLSLVGILPAHAMLGAFFTATSMIGFIAGAGITVRNSIILVDFIELRRDQGLSLRDAVIDAGAVRFRPMVLTAAAVAVGGGVILFDPIFQGLAVALIGGEVAATALSRIAVPVLYYMVRRRDRARSTGDLPAAAVDHEPARGRLPLTPELVEATP; translated from the coding sequence TTGAAGCACCGCTCGCTCCGCGCCGGCCTCGCCGGCCGCATCGCGGCGTCGTTCGTTCACTCCCGGCTGACGCCGCTGATGGTGGTGTCGTCGATCCTCCTCGGGCTGCTCGCGCTCGCGACGCTCCCACGCGAGGAGGAGCCTCAGATCCAGGTGCCGATGGTGGACGTGCGCCTCGCCTGGCCAGGCGTCCCCGTCGAGCAGGTGGAACGCCAACTCACGACGCCGGTGGAGCGCGCGCTCTGGGAAATCCCCGGCATCGAGTACCTCTACTCCACTTCGACCGATGACGGCGCGCTGCTGATCGCCCGGTTCCTCGTCGGCACGAGTCCGGATCGCGCGCTCACCCGCGTACGCGCCCGGCTCGACCAGGCGACTCCGCTTCTGCCCCCCGGCGCCGCGATCGCCTCGGTCGCGCCGCGCTCGATCGACGACGTCCCGGTGCTGGCGCTGACGCTCACGGCGCCTTCGCGCCCCGATCTCGGTCCCGGTGATCTGCGGCCGGTGGCCACTGAGTTGGCGACCGAGCTGTACAAGCACCCGGGCGTCGCGCGCGTGCGACTGCTCGGCGGTCCGCCGCGGACGATCCGCATCGAGCCCGATCCCGGCCGCATGAGCGCGGCGTCGGTGAGCGTGGACGCGCTGCTCGGCACGCTCTCGAGCGCGGGGCTCTCGCTGCCGGGCGGCGCCGCCTTCCAGGGCGGGGGCCAGGTGACATTGCGCGCGGAATCGGCGCTCGAGAGCGCGGAGCAGATCGGCGCGCTCCTCGTGCCGGCCCGGGATGGACGGAGGGTGCGGCTCTCCGAGGTCGCGACCGTGAGGGACGGGCCGGACGAACCCCGCACCTACGTGGAGTTCGCAGGCCGGGACGGACGCCGCGAACCCGCCGTCACGCTCGAGGTGGCGAAGCGCCCGGGCGTGAATGCCGCAGCGCTGGTGCGCGACCTGCACGCCCGCGTCGCGGAGCTGAGACCCACGCTGCTCTCACGCGACGTTCAGGTGGCGGTGACGCGCGACTACGGCGCGACGGCGAAGCACAAGTCGGACGACCTCATGTTCCATCTGCTCCTCGCCACGCTCTCGGTGGTGGCGCTGATCGCGCTCGCGCTCGGGCGGCGCGAGGCGGTGGTGGTGGCGATCGCGATCCCGGTGACGCTCGCGCTCACTCTGTTCCTCTACCGGTTCCTGGGCTACACCCTGAACCGGGTCACGCTGTTCGCGCTGATCTTCTCGATCGGCATCCTGGTGGACGATGCGATCGTGGTGGTCGAGAACATCGCCCGCCATTTCGCCATGCGCGACGGCCGCGACCCCGACCGGCGCGTGGTCGAGGCGGTGGACGAGGTCGGCAACCCCACCGTGCTCGCCACGATCGCGGTGATCGCCGCGATCCTGCCGCTCGCGTTCGTCGGCGGGCTGATGGGCCCTTACATGAAGCCGATTCCGATCGGGGCCTCGCTGGCGATGCTGTTCTCGCTGGGTGTGGCGTTCGCGATCTCCCCGTGGGCCGCACGGCGCGTGCTGCGGCCCCACGCCAGACCCGCGACGAGGTCCGGCGCCGGCGAAAACCGGATGGACGCGCTCTACCGCCGCGTGATGGGCCGTCTGCTCGACCGCCCCGGTGCGCGCCGCGCCTTCTTCGGCGGCGTGGCGCTGATGCTGGGCGGCGCGATGGCTTTGGTGGCGTTTCGCGTGGTCACGGTGAAGATGCTGCCGTTCGACAACAAGAGCGAGTTCGAGGTGGTCCTCGACCTCCCGCCTGGCGCGCCGCTCGAGCGCACCCTCGCGGTGGCACAGAGGATGAGTGACGCGCTCGTCGCGACGCCCGAAGTGGAGCATCAGGTGATCTACGCCGGTCTCGCGGCGCCGGTCACGTTCAACGGTCTGGTGCGGCACTACGACTTCCGCGAGGAGTCGCGCTTCGGCTCGATCCACGTGGAGCTGGTCGAGGCGAGCCACCGGCGCCGCCAGAGCCATGAGATCGCGCGCAGCGTGCGCCCGGCGCTCGAGCGGATCGCGGCCGCCTCGGGCGCGCGGGTCAAAGTGGTCGAGGTGCCGCCCGGGCCGCCCGTGCTCTCCACGCTGGTCGCCGAGGTGTACGGCCCCGACCTCGAGGGCCAGCGCGGCTTTGCGCATCAAGTGTGGGGCGTGTTCCGCCGCACTCGCGGCGTCGTCGACAGCGACCTGCTGCTCACCGAACACGCTCCACGCATCCGTTTCGACATCGACCGCGAGCGGGCCGCGCTCGCCGGCGTGAGCCCGGGCGATGCCGCGCGAGCGGCCGCCGCGCTCTACGGAGGCGCGGTGGCCGGCGTCCTCCGGGCGCCTTCGCAGGCCGAGCCGGTGCCGATCCGGCTCCAGCTCCCCGCCGCCGACCGCACGGATCTCTCCGCGCTCGGCGCATTGCGGCTCGGAACCGGCGCCGGGACTCCGCTCTCCGAGATGGTGAGCGTCCGCCGGGACCACGCGCCTCCCGAGATCCACCACAAGAACCTGCGGCGCGTCGTTTACGTGCTCGGCGATGTTGCCGGCAGGGTCGAGAGCCCGGTCTACGCGATCGCCGATTTGCGCCCGGCGATCCAGAAGCTCCCGACACCCGACGGCGTGGCGCTTCACCAGCTCAGCACGCAGCTTCCACGTTCCGACGAAAGATACAGCCTCAAGTGGGACGGCGAGTGGCACATCACCTACGAGGTGTTCCGCGACATGGGCGCGGCGTTCGCCGTGGTGCTGGTGCTGATCTACGTGATCACGGTGGGCTGGTTCCGCTCGTTCACGACGCCGCTCGTCATCATGCTGCCCATCCCTCTTTCGCTGGTCGGGATCCTGCCGGCCCACGCGATGCTCGGGGCGTTCTTCACGGCCACCTCGATGATCGGTTTCATCGCGGGAGCCGGGATCACGGTGCGGAACTCGATCATTCTGGTGGACTTCATCGAGCTGCGCCGGGATCAGGGTTTGTCGCTGCGCGACGCGGTGATCGACGCTGGCGCCGTGCGCTTCCGCCCTATGGTGCTCACCGCTGCCGCCGTGGCAGTCGGTGGCGGCGTCATCCTGTTCGACCCGATCTTCCAGGGTCTCGCGGTGGCGCTGATCGGGGGCGAGGTGGCGGCGACCGCGCTCTCACGGATCGCGGTTCCGGTTCTCTACTACATGGTGCGACGGCGCGACCGGGCCCGGTCCACCGGCGACCTGCCCGCGGCCGCGGTGGACCACGAACCCGCGCGAGGGCGGCTCCCGCTCACACCCGAACTGGTCGAGGCGACGCCATGA
- a CDS encoding DUF2892 domain-containing protein: MTINEGLRLVAGVFVTVSVALGFWVSPWFLAFTAFVGLNLVQSAFSHWCPMMWLLGRLGMRKGELAESARRPAGKGLYGTSAR, translated from the coding sequence ATGACCATCAACGAAGGCCTTCGCCTCGTGGCGGGAGTGTTCGTCACCGTCTCGGTGGCGCTCGGTTTCTGGGTGAGCCCGTGGTTTCTCGCGTTCACCGCATTCGTCGGCCTGAACCTGGTGCAGTCCGCATTCTCGCACTGGTGCCCGATGATGTGGCTGCTCGGCAGGCTCGGCATGCGTAAAGGCGAGCTCGCCGAGTCCGCGCGGCGTCCGGCGGGGAAGGGGCTCTACGGCACCAGCGCCCGGTAG
- a CDS encoding OsmC family protein: MAMEIVVGFPGGDRVDASFGSFTVHTDQTKGPGVHGSAPTPFQTFLAALAACAGFYVLSFCRQRAIPVDGIRLVQRTETDSATHLVARVLIDIEVPESFPAKYQPALVRAAEQCTIKKHLEHPPAFAIATRVVAATNGALAPRSAA, translated from the coding sequence ATGGCGATGGAGATCGTCGTTGGTTTCCCGGGTGGGGACCGGGTCGATGCCAGCTTCGGATCGTTCACCGTTCACACCGACCAAACGAAGGGTCCGGGTGTTCACGGGTCCGCGCCGACGCCGTTCCAGACTTTCCTGGCCGCCCTTGCTGCGTGCGCGGGGTTCTACGTGCTCAGCTTCTGCCGCCAGCGCGCAATCCCGGTCGACGGGATCCGGCTGGTGCAACGCACCGAAACCGATTCCGCGACCCACCTGGTCGCACGCGTCCTGATCGACATCGAGGTCCCGGAGAGCTTTCCCGCCAAGTATCAGCCGGCGCTCGTTCGCGCCGCCGAGCAGTGCACGATCAAGAAACACCTGGAGCACCCTCCGGCCTTTGCGATCGCGACCCGCGTGGTCGCCGCGACGAACGGCGCGCTGGCTCCCCGCAGCGCAGCCTAG
- a CDS encoding outer membrane beta-barrel protein, producing MGLLLAAVLVLSTSVAEAQSPGAGSGGYFAAPVIKYTRLREQDAVMFGGRGGWYVTPSLVLGGGLYGTMTEVDAPSGVPYAPAPLDLEYEAFGFEVEYHFSHAAPTHFTLAAFLGGAAARYTREGTNEQHGETDFQFLLEPAVGVEQAISRRARVNLAASYRLSGEVEQVGLSESDVGGPALTLSLKLGRF from the coding sequence ATGGGATTGCTACTTGCTGCCGTTCTTGTGCTCTCGACTTCGGTGGCCGAGGCGCAGAGCCCGGGTGCAGGCTCGGGTGGCTACTTCGCCGCTCCCGTGATCAAGTACACGCGCCTGAGAGAGCAAGACGCCGTGATGTTCGGCGGTCGCGGGGGCTGGTACGTCACTCCGTCGCTCGTCTTGGGTGGTGGTCTCTACGGCACGATGACCGAGGTGGACGCACCCAGTGGCGTGCCGTATGCGCCCGCCCCGCTGGACCTCGAGTACGAGGCATTCGGATTCGAGGTCGAATACCACTTCAGCCACGCGGCGCCGACGCACTTCACGCTCGCCGCGTTCCTGGGCGGGGCTGCGGCTCGATATACCAGAGAGGGCACGAACGAGCAGCACGGCGAGACGGACTTCCAGTTCCTTCTCGAGCCCGCTGTGGGCGTGGAACAAGCCATCTCTCGTCGGGCGCGTGTGAATCTCGCGGCATCCTACCGGCTGAGTGGTGAGGTGGAGCAGGTCGGTTTGAGCGAAAGCGATGTTGGGGGGCCTGCGCTCACGCTTTCGCTCAAGCTGGGACGTTTCTGA